From Pseudoleptotrichia goodfellowii, a single genomic window includes:
- a CDS encoding sulfurtransferase TusA family protein has translation MIKINCMGYNCPLPVIMLREKYPLIMSGKKILLVTDHNLAVQNIEYYCSLNNLEYKSEEVLKGVWEITVSK, from the coding sequence ATGATTAAAATAAACTGTATGGGTTATAATTGTCCCTTGCCAGTAATAATGCTGAGAGAAAAATATCCTCTGATCATGAGCGGAAAAAAAATTCTTCTCGTAACCGATCACAATCTGGCAGTCCAAAATATTGAATATTACTGTTCTTTAAATAACCTTGAATATAAATCCGAAGAAGTTCTTAAAGGTGTGTGGGAAATTACTGTTTCTAAATAA
- a CDS encoding NAD(P)/FAD-dependent oxidoreductase has product MEKIKEFYDVIIIGGGSAGLTAGIYCGRSKLNTLILEKSLIGGLATYTNEIENYPGFPEGITGLDLMNLFHKQAKKFGVKFKQVPVKSVSLSNEKKVIETFRNIYEAKAVIIATGGNPKLTNSLNEEKFLYGKGISFCATCDAAANIDKTVMVVGNGDSAIEEGIFLTKFAKKVIVSVTRDTGNLKCHKAAREQALNNRKMEFIWNTCVHSFESEGELLEKVILKNTKTEELIPFNIDTCFLFIGYNPDTEIFKNSVNMNSGGYIITNEKMETNINGVFCAGDVRDKPLRQVTTAVGDGAVAAYYAEKYISESE; this is encoded by the coding sequence ATGGAAAAAATAAAAGAATTTTACGATGTTATAATTATAGGCGGAGGAAGTGCCGGACTTACTGCCGGAATTTACTGCGGACGGTCCAAACTGAATACTCTTATTCTCGAAAAATCTCTAATCGGAGGTTTGGCAACATATACAAACGAGATAGAAAATTATCCCGGTTTTCCCGAAGGAATTACAGGACTTGATTTAATGAATCTATTTCATAAACAGGCTAAAAAATTCGGAGTTAAATTTAAACAAGTTCCTGTAAAATCTGTCAGTTTAAGTAACGAGAAAAAAGTTATTGAAACTTTCAGAAATATATATGAAGCTAAAGCTGTAATAATCGCGACAGGCGGAAACCCCAAACTGACAAATTCACTCAATGAAGAGAAATTTTTATACGGAAAAGGGATTTCTTTTTGTGCTACATGTGATGCAGCTGCAAATATTGATAAAACTGTCATGGTTGTCGGAAATGGTGATTCGGCTATTGAAGAAGGAATTTTTTTAACTAAATTTGCTAAAAAGGTCATCGTTTCGGTAACTCGTGATACAGGAAATCTGAAATGTCATAAAGCCGCAAGAGAACAGGCTCTCAACAATAGAAAAATGGAATTTATATGGAATACATGTGTACATTCTTTTGAGAGCGAGGGCGAATTATTGGAAAAAGTTATATTGAAAAATACGAAAACCGAAGAATTGATACCTTTTAATATAGATACATGTTTTCTTTTTATCGGATATAATCCCGATACGGAAATTTTTAAAAACTCTGTAAATATGAATTCGGGCGGATATATAATAACAAATGAAAAAATGGAAACAAATATAAATGGTGTATTTTGTGCAGGAGATGTTCGGGATAAGCCTTTAAGACAAGTCACTACTGCTGTCGGTGACGGTGCTGTTGCTGCTTATTATGCAGAAAAATATATCAGCGAATCGGAATAA
- a CDS encoding YeeE/YedE thiosulfate transporter family protein, translating into MTFFNKLSQNEIYKRIMKTPLSYSAGAALLGITATAHLMIFKEAWGVTGPITVWGAKIFQLIGINTTRWSYFIAHPGLKRAIMTPILRSGGSIRNIGIIVGATLATLYASEFKIKKIKGKRQLIGAVIGGFLMGFGARLAAGCNIAALFSALSALSLTGWFFAASLLIGAIIGSKILVTYIINE; encoded by the coding sequence ATGACTTTTTTTAATAAACTCAGTCAAAACGAAATTTATAAAAGAATAATGAAAACTCCCCTTTCATACAGTGCAGGTGCTGCATTATTAGGTATTACAGCTACTGCACACTTAATGATTTTTAAAGAAGCTTGGGGCGTTACAGGTCCCATTACTGTATGGGGAGCAAAAATATTTCAATTAATAGGAATAAATACTACCCGATGGAGTTATTTTATAGCTCATCCCGGTTTAAAAAGAGCAATAATGACACCTATTTTAAGAAGCGGAGGCTCAATAAGAAATATCGGAATTATAGTCGGTGCAACTTTGGCTACTCTTTATGCTTCAGAATTTAAGATTAAGAAGATTAAAGGAAAAAGGCAACTTATAGGAGCTGTTATCGGCGGATTTCTTATGGGATTTGGTGCCAGACTTGCAGCAGGCTGTAACATTGCCGCCCTATTTTCGGCATTATCGGCATTATCGTTGACAGGATGGTTCTTCGCAGCTTCACTTTTAATAGGAGCTATTATCGGAAGTAAGATACTGGTAACTTATATAATAAATGAATAA
- a CDS encoding rhodanese-like domain-containing protein, whose protein sequence is MKTKSKSILLILIIILGIFTACNNNSVKEIKTEELIKNLDNPEYVIIDTREDSLYNGFKDGKAERGGHIKNAIQFSCSWMNYIQDDKFESFAAGKGITKKKTLVFYDTNLDNLNCVSAEFASRGYKVRTYTDFINYANNKNNPMESFPNFELSVSPQWLNTLLQGGKPETYNNDKFMLFEVSWGPLEKSKGYVQHITGAYHFDTDWIENGPVWNLSDPKVIEQNLLKNGITKDKTVILYSAENQLAAYRVFWALKWAGVQDIRVLDGNLVTWMDAGLPTETKVNTPKPETNFGTQIPADTSVTITTPEQAMEMQQKEGLKLISNRSWDEYTGKVSGYDYIPGKGEPQGAIWGFAGTDSSNVADYYDPDGTLRNPKEIFELWATQNIHQNDKLAFYCGTGWRATVPWFMTQMAGWKNSYIYDGGWNAWQMDSKFPVQKGAPNNMKKPDAKNDYGKANKKSGGSCKA, encoded by the coding sequence ATGAAAACAAAATCAAAATCAATTTTACTTATATTAATTATTATTTTAGGGATTTTTACCGCTTGTAACAATAATTCCGTCAAAGAAATTAAAACAGAGGAACTTATTAAAAACCTTGATAATCCTGAATACGTTATTATAGATACGCGTGAAGACAGCTTATATAACGGATTTAAAGACGGAAAAGCTGAAAGAGGCGGACATATTAAAAATGCAATTCAATTCAGCTGTTCATGGATGAATTATATACAGGATGATAAATTTGAAAGTTTTGCCGCAGGCAAAGGAATTACTAAAAAGAAAACTCTTGTATTTTATGATACAAATTTGGATAATCTTAACTGTGTGAGTGCAGAATTTGCATCAAGAGGTTATAAAGTAAGAACATATACCGACTTTATAAATTATGCAAATAATAAAAACAATCCCATGGAATCTTTCCCGAACTTTGAACTCAGTGTTTCACCTCAATGGTTGAATACTCTTCTTCAAGGAGGAAAACCTGAAACTTATAATAACGATAAATTTATGTTATTTGAAGTTTCATGGGGTCCTTTAGAAAAAAGTAAAGGATATGTTCAACACATTACAGGTGCTTATCACTTTGACACAGACTGGATAGAAAACGGTCCGGTATGGAATTTAAGTGACCCTAAAGTTATCGAACAGAATTTATTGAAAAACGGAATTACAAAAGATAAAACTGTCATACTTTATTCGGCAGAAAATCAGCTTGCCGCTTACCGTGTATTTTGGGCTTTGAAATGGGCAGGAGTACAGGATATAAGAGTACTTGACGGTAATCTTGTTACATGGATGGATGCAGGTCTTCCTACTGAAACTAAAGTTAATACTCCGAAACCTGAAACAAACTTCGGAACTCAAATTCCTGCAGATACAAGTGTTACAATAACTACTCCTGAACAGGCTATGGAAATGCAGCAAAAAGAAGGATTGAAACTCATAAGTAACCGTTCATGGGATGAATATACAGGAAAAGTCAGCGGTTATGATTACATCCCGGGAAAAGGTGAACCTCAAGGTGCAATTTGGGGATTTGCAGGGACAGATTCTTCAAACGTTGCAGATTACTATGATCCTGACGGAACTTTACGTAATCCTAAAGAAATATTTGAATTATGGGCAACTCAAAATATTCATCAAAATGATAAACTTGCATTTTACTGCGGAACAGGTTGGCGTGCTACAGTACCTTGGTTTATGACTCAAATGGCAGGATGGAAAAACAGCTATATTTATGACGGAGGATGGAATGCCTGGCAAATGGATTCTAAGTTTCCTGTACAAAAAGGAGCACCGAATAATATGAAAAAACCTGATGCTAAAAACGATTACGGAAAAGCAAACAAAAAATCAGGCGGATCTTGTAAAGCCTAA
- a CDS encoding YeeE/YedE thiosulfate transporter family protein — MGKSIATPILKDGGSLRNIGIIVGATLATLYASEFKIKKIKGKRQLIGAVIGGFLMGFGARLAAGCNIAALFSALSALSLTGWFFAASLLIGAIIGSKILVGYIMNE; from the coding sequence TTGGGAAAATCTATTGCTACTCCTATCCTGAAAGACGGAGGATCATTAAGAAATATCGGAATTATAGTCGGTGCAACTTTGGCTACTCTTTATGCTTCAGAATTTAAGATTAAAAAGATTAAAGGAAAAAGGCAACTTATAGGAGCTGTTATCGGAGGATTTCTTATGGGATTCGGTGCCAGACTTGCAGCAGGCTGTAATATTGCCGCTTTATTTTCGGCATTATCGGCATTATCATTGACAGGATGGTTCTTTGCAGCTTCACTTTTAATAGGAGCTATTATCGGAAGCAAAATATTGGTAGGCTACATTATGAACGAATAA
- a CDS encoding sulfurtransferase TusA family protein → MKEYTLDCLGEACPIPLIKTQKKFETMETGDVLIINVDHSCAIKNIPEWAQEVGYNCEVEEVSEGEWNIIVEKSK, encoded by the coding sequence ATGAAAGAATATACTTTAGACTGTTTAGGAGAAGCTTGTCCTATCCCTTTAATAAAAACTCAAAAAAAATTTGAAACTATGGAAACAGGAGATGTACTTATAATAAACGTAGATCATTCCTGTGCTATAAAAAACATTCCGGAATGGGCTCAGGAAGTGGGATATAACTGCGAAGTTGAAGAAGTCTCCGAAGGAGAATGGAATATCATCGTAGAAAAAAGTAAATAA
- a CDS encoding YeeE/YedE thiosulfate transporter family protein: MNTETKIKTRTQRKPFKSQIPFALALTALVVVFGFYLKDVKLVTFWIFGLAFGIILQRSRFCFTAAFRDPILTGSTSLTRGVLLAISIGTIGFTAISFGSVLSGGKFIGVDSVEPLSLLTIAGGIIFGIGMVMAGGCASGTLMRFGEGFELQWVSFIFFMLGSVAGAWAMGFLEPVFSNKKFAIYLPEHLGWIGALVFQFSIILILYIIALKWQKKKIGSDK; the protein is encoded by the coding sequence ATGAACACAGAAACAAAAATAAAAACACGAACACAAAGGAAACCTTTCAAATCACAAATTCCTTTTGCATTGGCTTTAACTGCATTAGTAGTAGTATTCGGTTTTTATTTGAAAGATGTGAAATTAGTAACATTCTGGATTTTCGGTCTTGCTTTCGGAATCATTTTGCAGCGTTCAAGATTTTGCTTTACAGCAGCGTTTCGGGATCCGATTTTAACAGGCAGCACTTCCCTTACAAGAGGTGTTTTACTCGCCATTTCTATAGGAACAATAGGATTTACAGCTATCAGTTTCGGATCCGTTCTTTCCGGAGGAAAATTTATCGGAGTGGATTCTGTCGAACCTTTATCTTTATTAACTATTGCAGGAGGAATTATCTTCGGAATAGGTATGGTTATGGCAGGAGGTTGTGCTTCTGGAACTCTGATGAGATTCGGTGAAGGATTTGAATTACAATGGGTTTCATTTATATTTTTTATGTTGGGATCTGTTGCAGGAGCATGGGCAATGGGATTTCTGGAACCTGTTTTCAGTAACAAAAAATTTGCAATATATTTACCTGAGCATTTAGGTTGGATTGGTGCTCTGGTTTTCCAATTTTCTATTATATTGATTCTCTATATTATTGCCCTCAAGTGGCAAAAGAAAAAAATAGGTTCAGATAAATAA
- a CDS encoding acyl-CoA dehydrogenase family protein has translation MKDYYKWAKEFADKNIAPYAEEIDRTGKFPEEIFKKISQEGFFKIVIPEELGGEGQGIYAHAKVTQAFAEACATAGLCYTMHNVALKFTLTFGREEIKQQVVKDIIENNKFMTLARSEFGTGVHVFNSQLEVENHDDYSVITGAKSMITSANYASYYLISVPADEKRGPVNWLIPYGAEGLSFKESDWNGLGMRGNNSCPMFMEKMKLDNKYAIYIDRQKANQKYPVNIDVIFFMAGLASVYAGLSKTIYEAAKEHALNRKYPGDKSLADIETVQLHLGQLYSNAFAGESMIDAATRAIENEEKDGFEKIMSARVVSSLNCVDSATLGMRIGGGQAYNNKGPLARLLRDAFAAPVMFPSVDVLRNWIAKVITGKSLV, from the coding sequence ATGAAAGATTATTACAAATGGGCGAAGGAATTTGCTGATAAAAACATAGCACCTTATGCTGAAGAGATTGACAGAACAGGTAAATTTCCTGAAGAAATTTTTAAAAAGATTTCTCAAGAGGGATTCTTTAAGATTGTAATACCGGAAGAGTTAGGAGGAGAAGGACAGGGGATATATGCTCACGCAAAAGTTACTCAAGCATTCGCTGAAGCTTGTGCAACGGCAGGGCTTTGTTATACAATGCACAATGTTGCGTTGAAGTTTACTCTTACTTTCGGACGTGAAGAAATAAAACAACAGGTAGTAAAAGATATAATTGAAAATAATAAATTTATGACTTTGGCAAGAAGTGAATTCGGTACAGGAGTTCACGTGTTCAATTCTCAGCTGGAAGTAGAAAATCATGATGATTACAGCGTTATAACAGGAGCAAAAAGTATGATTACTTCTGCTAATTATGCTTCTTATTACTTGATTTCAGTTCCTGCTGACGAAAAAAGAGGACCTGTAAATTGGTTGATACCTTACGGTGCTGAAGGACTTTCGTTTAAAGAAAGCGACTGGAACGGATTAGGAATGAGAGGAAATAACTCTTGTCCTATGTTCATGGAAAAAATGAAACTTGACAATAAATATGCTATTTATATAGATAGACAAAAAGCAAATCAAAAATACCCTGTAAATATAGATGTTATATTCTTTATGGCGGGACTTGCTTCAGTATATGCAGGATTAAGTAAAACTATATATGAAGCTGCCAAAGAACATGCTTTAAACAGAAAATATCCGGGAGATAAATCATTGGCGGATATTGAAACTGTACAATTACATTTAGGTCAACTTTACAGCAATGCTTTTGCAGGTGAAAGTATGATAGATGCCGCTACAAGAGCAATAGAAAATGAAGAAAAAGACGGATTTGAAAAAATTATGTCTGCCAGAGTAGTGTCATCATTAAATTGTGTGGATTCTGCAACATTAGGAATGAGAATAGGTGGAGGACAGGCTTATAATAATAAAGGACCTCTTGCAAGACTTTTACGTGACGCTTTTGCTGCTCCTGTTATGTTCCCGAGTGTAGACGTTTTACGTAACTGGATTGCTAAAGTAATTACAGGAAAAAGTTTGGTGTAG